A part of Romeriopsis navalis LEGE 11480 genomic DNA contains:
- a CDS encoding ArnT family glycosyltransferase, with translation PPALAVRIKPVIPYLGAAIAALNLQMFFFGRLGYSDMLLNLCISGGLLSFFRGYSQPHNLHQQRFWYWLLFVAMGFGSLTKGPVAVVLPGLIIGLFLLLVRQWKTVLFREIPWGIGLLIMLMIALPWYGRMVQIHGSSFITAFFGFHNVQRFTRVVNQHSGPWYYHFLILIPGMLPWSMALPAAIIQACRRPRTLTQPSQRSTQLGYFALIWFTVVMGFFTIASTKYLTYSLPALPAAAILIALWWNDAIHQQAWGFKLTNYCTLGLFTVMGMACFYCPNWLNDDPSMPNLGAAVTHSGLPWVGAGLWGVGLVLGCLYLRSPAFWRVKVITAAAFVLLFITPAFGVVDQVRQLPLRQVAEVVRQQQQPQEVVAMGTRSFGKPSLLFYSQRNIALMRRSREILPYIKSLRQTSPPPASLLLITTPKALQEAKISSAQYQSIAQVGIYQLVRIPIAPTAMTQ, from the coding sequence CTCCGATATGCTGCTGAATCTCTGCATCAGCGGCGGTTTACTCAGCTTTTTTCGCGGCTATAGCCAACCCCATAACCTCCACCAACAGCGGTTTTGGTACTGGCTCTTATTCGTTGCCATGGGGTTTGGCAGCTTAACCAAAGGCCCCGTCGCGGTTGTCTTGCCGGGCTTGATTATTGGGCTATTTCTGCTCCTCGTTAGGCAGTGGAAAACGGTACTGTTCCGCGAAATTCCTTGGGGAATTGGCTTGCTGATCATGCTAATGATTGCCCTGCCCTGGTATGGCCGCATGGTGCAGATCCACGGGAGCAGTTTTATTACCGCTTTTTTCGGCTTTCACAATGTACAGCGCTTTACCCGCGTGGTGAATCAACACAGTGGACCTTGGTATTACCACTTTCTGATTTTGATTCCGGGTATGCTGCCATGGTCAATGGCCCTGCCCGCTGCGATTATTCAAGCCTGTCGCCGTCCCAGAACCTTGACTCAGCCGAGTCAACGATCAACTCAACTCGGCTATTTTGCCTTGATCTGGTTTACGGTCGTCATGGGCTTTTTCACCATCGCTTCCACGAAATATTTGACTTACAGTCTCCCCGCACTGCCCGCTGCCGCAATTTTGATTGCGCTCTGGTGGAATGACGCAATACACCAACAAGCCTGGGGCTTCAAACTCACTAACTATTGCACTTTAGGCTTATTTACGGTGATGGGGATGGCTTGCTTTTACTGTCCCAATTGGCTCAATGACGACCCCTCAATGCCAAATTTAGGTGCCGCCGTCACCCATTCAGGCTTGCCATGGGTGGGAGCTGGATTATGGGGTGTTGGCCTAGTCCTCGGTTGCCTCTACCTGCGCAGTCCGGCGTTTTGGCGGGTCAAAGTGATTACGGCAGCGGCATTTGTTTTGCTGTTTATCACCCCCGCGTTTGGGGTCGTTGACCAAGTCCGACAGTTGCCGCTGCGCCAAGTTGCAGAAGTCGTGCGCCAACAGCAACAACCACAGGAAGTCGTGGCGATGGGCACCCGATCCTTTGGTAAACCCAGTCTTCTATTCTACAGTCAACGGAATATTGCGCTGATGCGCCGATCACGGGAAATTCTGCCCTACATTAAATCCCTCCGACAAACGTCACCGCCACCGGCATCACTGTTATTAATCACCACCCCCAAGGCTTTACAGGAAGCCAAAATTTCGTCGGCCCAATATCAATCGATCGCCCAAGTTGGGATTTATCAACTCGTCCGCATCCCAATTGCACCAACTGCCATGACACAATAA
- a CDS encoding ArnT family glycosyltransferase yields the protein MWKSLTQRLRQHPLLLILASGLMTRLFIAKFLPPGFDEAYYFLYTQNPDWSYFDHPPMVAGSTELGISLLGGEISSLSIRLGGVLLYTLTLYLLYRIGKRLFSKQAGILAVAIATIAPIFQVAFGSMTLPDGPLMVFWLASLDVATTEFFPQTGKPYRPTRRLAVLGFLVGLACLSKYHGFILGAGYVGFCLTSKPHRKALFSPWTIASFVLFAAVLFPMVYWNAQHDWASFTFQAERGVPARSFDFARFGKALNTEMLMLFPTIGIPLLWVSLKSLFQQIWRLVFGNPQLAQLDPEQQADYITTQRQRRLILWVSAPVLIGFTVIGGYRQIFPTWAMPGFFTATLLLAERASQLRWRLIKRWLIVSAAIIQVLLLIALSHIVWGIFQNPSQNQILGILPANVEQDGSIELLDIEQLRREFAKQPQLVTALKSADFIYTNRFHLSGHVGMALTPIARKPITCFDKRDMRGFAFWSTATQWLNQTGIYVTTDRFQTREDSAAEYAPYFKSWEKLGEVPLFRGGVEVDRIHVFQGTQLVKPFPRPERATQGA from the coding sequence ATGTGGAAATCTCTGACTCAGCGCCTCCGGCAACATCCCCTATTGTTGATCTTAGCCAGTGGACTGATGACCCGTTTGTTCATTGCCAAATTCTTACCACCGGGATTTGATGAAGCCTATTACTTCCTCTATACACAAAATCCCGACTGGAGCTATTTTGACCATCCGCCAATGGTCGCGGGCAGTACAGAACTAGGCATAAGCCTACTGGGCGGGGAGATCAGCTCCCTCAGCATTCGACTGGGCGGCGTTTTGCTCTACACGCTAACGCTCTACTTGCTATATCGCATCGGCAAGCGGTTATTTTCGAAGCAGGCCGGAATTTTGGCCGTGGCGATCGCGACGATCGCCCCGATTTTTCAGGTAGCTTTTGGATCGATGACTTTGCCAGATGGCCCCTTGATGGTTTTCTGGTTAGCCAGCTTAGACGTTGCAACGACAGAATTTTTCCCGCAAACCGGCAAACCTTACCGCCCCACGCGGCGTCTCGCCGTGCTCGGCTTCCTCGTCGGTCTGGCTTGCCTGAGCAAATACCATGGATTTATTTTAGGGGCCGGCTATGTCGGCTTCTGCTTAACCAGTAAACCCCATCGAAAGGCACTGTTTTCCCCCTGGACGATTGCCAGCTTCGTGCTATTTGCGGCAGTGCTATTTCCGATGGTGTATTGGAACGCGCAACATGACTGGGCCTCATTTACCTTCCAAGCAGAGCGGGGAGTACCGGCTCGGAGCTTTGACTTCGCCCGGTTTGGCAAAGCCCTGAATACCGAAATGCTGATGCTATTTCCGACGATCGGTATTCCACTCCTCTGGGTCAGTCTCAAAAGCTTATTCCAGCAAATCTGGCGGCTGGTCTTTGGCAATCCACAACTGGCCCAACTTGACCCCGAACAGCAAGCAGATTACATCACGACCCAACGTCAACGCCGCTTGATTTTGTGGGTCTCCGCACCAGTTTTAATCGGCTTCACCGTGATTGGCGGATATCGCCAAATCTTTCCCACCTGGGCAATGCCGGGGTTTTTCACCGCAACTCTGCTCCTCGCGGAGCGGGCTAGCCAACTCCGCTGGCGCTTGATCAAGCGCTGGTTAATTGTCAGTGCGGCAATTATCCAAGTCCTGCTGCTGATTGCCCTTTCCCATATCGTTTGGGGAATTTTCCAAAATCCCAGCCAAAATCAAATTCTCGGCATCCTACCGGCCAACGTGGAGCAGGACGGCAGTATCGAATTGCTCGATATTGAACAGCTCCGCCGCGAGTTTGCCAAACAACCACAACTCGTCACCGCATTAAAGTCAGCCGATTTTATCTACACAAATCGGTTTCATCTCTCCGGTCATGTCGGTATGGCTCTGACCCCGATCGCCCGCAAACCAATTACCTGCTTCGATAAACGCGATATGCGCGGGTTTGCCTTCTGGTCAACGGCGACGCAATGGCTGAATCAAACTGGCATCTATGTCACCACCGATCGGTTTCAAACGCGGGAGGATTCGGCCGCCGAATACGCACCTTATTTCAAATCTTGGGAAAAACTCGGGGAAGTTCCCCTATTTCGCGGCGGGGTCGAAGTCGATCGTATCCATGTATTTCAAGGCACCCAGTTAGTCAAACCATTTCCGCGCCCAGAGAGAGCCACACAGGGTGCTTAA
- a CDS encoding CAP domain-containing protein, translating into MKYSRLNPQARHHAVRSITALVALGVIAQFITATPANANTRWRRGSITVPTETVPTVRVKQTVKRPAPKTVKQIARSSHNQSLERRAHAQINRYRTAQNLPPLQWSEAIATQARKHSEAMAQGRTPFSHQGFSSRVRATRLNFRSAAENVGYNQGYRNPVDVAVKGWLRSPGHKRNIEGDFNVAGIGVSRNSQGEVYFTQVFLKSR; encoded by the coding sequence ATGAAGTATTCCCGTTTGAACCCTCAAGCGCGACACCATGCTGTCCGATCAATTACGGCATTGGTAGCGCTCGGTGTGATCGCTCAATTCATCACTGCGACACCCGCTAATGCCAATACACGCTGGCGCCGCGGTTCGATTACCGTCCCGACGGAAACAGTCCCCACGGTCAGGGTCAAACAAACGGTCAAGCGACCCGCCCCAAAAACAGTCAAACAGATCGCCCGCAGCAGCCATAATCAATCGCTAGAGCGCCGGGCCCATGCACAAATCAACCGCTACCGCACTGCCCAAAATCTGCCGCCCTTACAATGGAGTGAGGCCATCGCTACTCAGGCCCGAAAACACAGTGAAGCAATGGCTCAGGGGCGGACACCCTTTAGTCATCAAGGCTTTTCCAGTCGCGTGCGGGCCACACGACTCAATTTTCGGAGCGCAGCGGAAAACGTGGGCTACAACCAAGGCTACCGCAACCCCGTTGATGTCGCCGTTAAAGGCTGGCTGCGCAGCCCTGGCCATAAGCGCAACATTGAAGGCGACTTTAATGTTGCCGGAATCGGCGTTTCGCGCAATTCGCAGGGCGAAGTTTATTTCACTCAGGTCTTTCTCAAATCGCGCTAA
- a CDS encoding DUF6632 domain-containing protein codes for MQRLIHNWVRFYGRLKTTPAITLAYVQRPFVNAVNAARANCTISLLRGPMPPTCPLMLSKTITLGYCYDNSSNLDSHIKHWEVTLMTRQEKILQVALRVIAAVFCFGLYPLTILWPAGFMWEPRQSEYEQMILLMLAVMGIFLFLAARDPAKHRFFIWFTIWSSMAHGLLMGVQALLDPTERMNLIGDIPALLIVGVVLLVLTKLADTATPA; via the coding sequence GTGCAACGCTTAATTCACAACTGGGTCAGATTTTATGGCCGCCTCAAGACCACGCCTGCGATTACATTGGCATACGTGCAACGTCCCTTTGTCAATGCTGTAAATGCTGCGCGCGCGAATTGCACGATTTCCTTACTTCGCGGTCCAATGCCCCCAACTTGTCCGTTGATGCTGTCTAAAACGATCACGTTAGGATATTGCTATGACAACTCCTCTAACTTAGATAGTCACATCAAACATTGGGAGGTCACGTTGATGACACGCCAAGAAAAGATCCTTCAAGTTGCCTTACGCGTAATTGCTGCTGTATTTTGTTTTGGGCTTTATCCGCTTACCATTCTCTGGCCGGCTGGTTTTATGTGGGAGCCACGTCAGTCGGAGTATGAGCAGATGATTCTGTTAATGCTGGCGGTGATGGGGATATTTCTGTTTCTTGCTGCACGTGACCCGGCCAAACATCGATTCTTCATTTGGTTCACCATCTGGTCCAGCATGGCACATGGACTATTGATGGGGGTTCAGGCGCTACTTGATCCGACCGAGCGGATGAACCTAATTGGTGACATCCCGGCCCTGCTGATTGTCGGAGTTGTGTTGCTGGTGCTGACAAAACTCGCCGATACGGCAACGCCAGCATGA